Genomic DNA from Pelosinus sp. UFO1:
AGGCGCACTTGATGTGTTTGATTTTATGAATTTCCCCGCACCAATATCATTTAGATTAATACTTTTATTCTTAGATTGGGAAACATTATTATTGCCTACCCCATTACTACTTTCCGTAGAGGCAACTGCCGAAAGTAATGCTTGATTCGCTGTCAAGTCTATACTTTTCGTAGAATTAACAGTTAATTGTACTTGCCCTGTTGATTGCACTTGTTCTACTGACTGTACTTCATTCAATAACTCTTGCAATTTAGCTTGTTGCGATCCAAGATTATTACTCTCAACAGGTTCATTTACAGTCGTCATTTTTTGCATCAAATTTGTCAATTCATTTTGAGTCATTTTCTGACTTGCAATCCCCATCTCTGACAGCTGATCTTTAGCGTCCACTATTTGCGTTATCCCATTATCTAACACATCATCGCTTTGAGTTGCTATTACATTTATAGTAGCCGGCAAAGCCATCCCCATAAGTCCTAACATTAACGGAGCAGCGGTAGAACTATTCGCTTCGTTTGTATCAGCTTTTGTTGCTTTTTCCGTCTGAATGTCTAATGCTTTAGCAAACCCTAATGCTGACTTACCATTGTCAGTACTACTTCTTTGACTTCCAGCTTTCGGCGCAACCTGTGCTTTTGTTTCTACCGGAATCACATTTACCATTGTAGCCATTTTTTCACCTCCCTTCACTAAATTCCCTTTATGTTTAAAGGCTAATTTATGTTTTTGCCTCTAAGCATGGCTTGTGTTAAATTTGCTGCCCTACTAGGATCAAGTAATGCCATAATTTTTGAGACTTGTTCATCTTCCATTTTACTCAAAATGTCCAATACCGTATTATCATCTAGCTTATTCAAAATACCTACTGCTTCATCAGGTTTCATGCCACCATACAACCTAGCTAACTTAGAAATGCGTTTGGCTTCTTCTTGTTGCTTTATTTTAGCTTGTTTTTGCAATTCGGTATCATCTACTTTCCCTTTCACACTAGAAACGTCCGGCATCACCACTGGTGGAACAACTTGGGGACTAGCAGGTGTTAGTGCTAACTCAGGATTCTCCTGCTCTAATTCAACAGGTTCAAAATTAGTCTTGGGCTGAGGAAAATACTGACCAATAACTGGATATTCATTTAGTTTCAAACTTTTTGTTAGTCCTTCTATATCAAATATCTTTAAATAGATTCCCAATGCAAAACCAGCACCAGCAACGATTAGCAAAACAACCCCAATAAGTAGCATTTTAAAAATCAGACCCGCTCTTTTTTTAGGTTTTTCAAGTTTACTATCCGTTTTTTTTATTTTATTATCAATCTTCACTTTTTCTGCCATATTTTCCACCTACCTTTGAAGGCTGCGTATCTATTAAGCCTACAGAACCTAT
This window encodes:
- a CDS encoding MotE family protein, which gives rise to MAEKVKIDNKIKKTDSKLEKPKKRAGLIFKMLLIGVVLLIVAGAGFALGIYLKIFDIEGLTKSLKLNEYPVIGQYFPQPKTNFEPVELEQENPELALTPASPQVVPPVVMPDVSSVKGKVDDTELQKQAKIKQQEEAKRISKLARLYGGMKPDEAVGILNKLDDNTVLDILSKMEDEQVSKIMALLDPSRAANLTQAMLRGKNIN